A part of Rhinoderma darwinii isolate aRhiDar2 chromosome 1, aRhiDar2.hap1, whole genome shotgun sequence genomic DNA contains:
- the UBE2K gene encoding ubiquitin-conjugating enzyme E2 K encodes MANIAAQRIKREFKEVLKSEETSKNQIKVDLVDENFSELRGEIAGPPDTPYEGGRYQLEIKIPETYPFNPPKVRFITKIWHPNISSVTGAICLDILKDQWAAAMTLRTVLLSLQALLAAAEPDDPQDAVVANQYKQNPEMFKQTARLWAHIYAGAPVTSPEYTRKIENLCAMGFDRNAVIAALSSKAWDVETATELLLSN; translated from the exons aCTAGCAAAAACCAAATCAAAGTAGACCTAGTAGATGAGAACTTCTCTGAGCTGAGAGGTGAAATTGCTGGCCCGCCAGACACACCGTATGAAG gtGGGCGGTATCAGTTAGAAATTAAAATACCAGAAACATACCCTTTTAATCCACCAAAG GTGCGGTTTATTACTAAAATTTGGCATCCAAATATTAGTTCAGTTACAGGAGCCATATGTTTGGATATATTGAAAGATCAATG GGCAGCGGCTATGACATTAAGAACCGTGTTGTTATCATTGCAAGCTTTGTTGGCTGCAGCAGAACCAGATGACCCACAGGACGCAGTGGTGGCTAATCAG tACAAGCAAAATCCAGAAATGTTCAAACAGACTGCTCGGCTGTGGGCACATATATACGCAGGCGCACCAGTCACTAGTCCAGAATACACAAGAAAAATAGAGAATCTTTGTGCTATGGGCTTTGATAGA AACGCAGTAATAGCTGCCTTGTCATCCAAGGCATGGGATGTAGAGACTGCAACAGAACTACTTCTGAGTAACTGA